The following are encoded in a window of Procambarus clarkii isolate CNS0578487 chromosome 33, FALCON_Pclarkii_2.0, whole genome shotgun sequence genomic DNA:
- the LOC123765364 gene encoding uro-adherence factor A-like — MGHCALWMQRSRVNCLLMNTTQNQPGITLGDITLVGAMQVRGGMIRLRASRDLWLWLETRERLDSSVALRRCPGGGQTLEMPHLILNITDVKNCYLTLNCVRIRAKSDVIFKRTGCTAGLGLTASLGLTASLGLTAGPALTVGPGLTAGPGLTAGPSLTAGPGLTAGPSLTAGPSLTAGPSLTAGPGLTSGPSLTAGPGLTAGPSLTAGPSLTAGPSLTAGPSLTAGPGLTAGPSLTAGPSLTAGPGLTAGPSLTAGPGLTAGPSLTAGPSLTAGPSLTAGPSLTAGPGLTAGPSLTAGPSLTAGPGLTAGPSLTAGPGLTAGPSLTAPSTAGPGLTAPSTAGPSLTAGPGLTAPSTPGPGLTAPSTAGPGLTAGPSLTAGPGLTAGPGLTAGPSLTAGPSLTAGPGLTAGPGLTAGPSLTAGPGLTAGPGLTAGPSLTAGPGLTAGPSLTAPSSQQLPACRPGYHPCFLPPL, encoded by the exons ATGGGGCACTGTGCTCTGTGGATGCAACGCTCTCGTGTAAACTGTTTGCTCATGAATACAACTCAGAATCAGCCTGGCATCACCCTTGGTGACATCACG TTGGTTGGAGCCATGCAGGTGCGCGGGGGGATGATACGCCTTCGTGCGTCACGTGATCTCTGGCTGTGGCTGGAGACCCGGGAACGGCTGGACTCGTCAGTAGCGCTCCGTAGGTGTCCTGGAGGCGGCCAGACCCTCGAGATGCCACACCTCATACTAAATATAACAGATGTTAAAAACTGTTATCTGACTCTAAACTGCG tgcgcatacgagccaaaagtgacgttatttttaagaggacgggttgcacagctGGCCTCGGTCTCACAGCTAGCCTCGGCCTCACAGCTAGCCTCGGCCTCACAGCTGGCCCCGCCCTCACAGTTGGCCCCGGCCTCACAGCTGGCCCCGGCCTCACAGCTGGCCCCAGCCTCACAGCTGGCCCCGGCCTCACAGCTGGCCCCAGCCTCACAGCTGGCCCCAGCCTCACAGCTGGCCCCAGCCTCACAGCTGGCCCCGGCCTCACATCTGGCCCCAGCCTCACAGCTGGCCCCGGCCTCACAGCTGGCCCCAGCCTCACAGCTGGCCCCAGCCTCACAGCTGGCCCCAGCCTCACAGCTGGCCCCAGCCTCACAGCTGGCCCCGGCCTCACAGCTGGCCCCAGCCTCACAGCTGGCCCCAGCCTCACAGCTGGCCCCGGCCTCACAGCTGGCCCCAGCCTCACAGCTGGCCCCGGCCTCACAGCTGGCCCCAGCCTCACAGCTGGCCCCAGCCTCACAGCTGGCCCCAGCCTCACAGCTGGCCCCAGCCTCACAGCTGGCCCCGGCCTCACAGCTGGCCCCAGCCTCACAGCTGGCCCCAGCCTCACAGCTGGCCCCGGCCTCACAGCTGGCCCCAGCCTCACAGCTGGCCCCGGCCTCACAGCTGGCCCCAGCCTCACAGCTCCCTCTACAGCTGGCCCCGGCCTCACAGCTCCCTCTACAGCTGGCCCCAGCCTCACAGCTGGCCCCGGCCTCACAGCTCCCTCTACACCTGGCCCCGGCCTCACAGCTCCCTCTACAGCTGGCCCCGGCCTCACAGCTGGCCCCAGCCTCACAGCTGGCCCCGGCCTCACAGCTGGCCCCGGCCTCACAGCTGGCCCCAGCCTCACAGCTGGCCCCAGCCTCACAGCTGGCCCCGGCCTCACAGCTGGCCCCGGCCTCACAGCTGGCCCCAGCCTCACAGCTGGCCCCGGCCTCACAGCTGGCCCCGGCCTCACAGCTGGCCCCAGCCTCACAGCTGGCCCCGGCCTCACAGCTGGCCCCAGCCTCACAGCTCCCTCCTCCCAGCAACTGCCGGCTTGTCGCCCGGGTTATCATCCTTGTTTTTTGCCTCCTTTGTGA